One window from the genome of Amaranthus tricolor cultivar Red isolate AtriRed21 chromosome 9, ASM2621246v1, whole genome shotgun sequence encodes:
- the LOC130823605 gene encoding uncharacterized protein LOC130823605 isoform X1, giving the protein MASPYDPFKQEPINQQQQKKRGPNLLLLLPLIYAPVLPLKLIFTMSRASSVQMKAILMLRFYWIELFEDYEGYCFLFKYSFWHFWHQPILL; this is encoded by the exons ATGGCTTCCCCTTACGATCCTTTTAAACA GGAGCCAAtcaatcaacaacaacaaaagaaAAGAGGGCCAAATTTGTTGCTATTGCTTCCTTTAATCTACGCTCCTGTTCTTCCTCTCA AACTGATCTTTACGATGTCGAGAGCAAGTAGTGTGCAAATGAAGGCAATCTTGATGCTTCGTTTTTACTGGATTGAACTTTTCGAAGATTATGAGGGTTATTGTTTCTTGTTCAAATACAGCTTCTGGCATTTTTGGCATCAGCCAattttgttgtaa
- the LOC130823299 gene encoding protein FAR1-RELATED SEQUENCE 9-like — translation MSIFTDQDFAMSKAIEKVERWRKREIDKEFYCSRTTPASSLRIVGLFKHAAEVYIATLFRDFEEEFKMAISCLWLKSCKTMGRMYIRCGWKIAKECPQTVVYMNYQGNVNVKCTCKNFEECGWLCCHCMRILHNHSIETIPEKYILPRWTKSAKKDVWEKMFNNQDPYGKDNDKHQRLLALQWRHNMGRKMYNFVLKAQYNNDARRVVEYLCNKAYEEVQKLLEDSMQEQPSQPIVSGTEIMVLDPNKSVTNGRKKRIKGH, via the exons ATGTCAATCTTCACTGATCAAGACTTTGCGATGTCAAAAGCAATTGAAAAGGTAGAACGGTGGAGGAAAAGAGAGATTGATAAAGAATTTTACTGTTCAAGAACAACACCAGCATCTAGTCTACGTATTGTCGGTTTGTTCAAACATGCAGCTGAGGTATACATTGCAACTTTATTTAGAGATTTTGAAGAGGAGTTCAAAATGGCTATATCGTGTTTGTGGCTGAAATCATGCAAGACAATGGGTAGAATGTATATAA GGTGTGGATGGAAGATAGCGAAAGAATGTCCACAAACTGTTGTTTATATGAATTATCAAGGAAACGTTAATGTTAAATGCACATGCAAAAACTTTGAGGAATGTGGTTGGTTGTGTTGTCACTGTATGCGCATACTTCATAATCACTCGATAGAAACAATCCCTGAAAAATACATCTTACCCCGATGGACAAAAAGTGCTAAGAAAGATGTGTGGGAGAAGATGTTCAACAACCAAGACCCTTATGGTAAAGACAACGACAAACACCAAAGATTATTAGCGTTACAGTGGAGGCACAACATGGGGCGTAAAATGtacaattttgttttgaaagcaCAATACAACAACGACGCTCGGAGGGTGGTTGAGTATTTATGTAACAAAGCATATGAAGAAGTTCAAAAGTTGTTAGAAGATTCAATGCAAGAACAACCGTCACAACCCATTGTGTCGGGTACAGAAATCATGGTACTAGACCCGAATAAATCAGTAACTAACGGACGTAAAAAGAGGATCAAGGGTCactga
- the LOC130823605 gene encoding uncharacterized protein LOC130823605 isoform X2, with amino-acid sequence MASPYDPFKQEPINQQQQKKRGPNLLLLLPLIYAPVLPLIRITLRHKPVLRDRLFTAVLAGAFVHGTYLVTDLYDVESK; translated from the exons ATGGCTTCCCCTTACGATCCTTTTAAACA GGAGCCAAtcaatcaacaacaacaaaagaaAAGAGGGCCAAATTTGTTGCTATTGCTTCCTTTAATCTACGCTCCTGTTCTTCCTCTCA TTAGAATAACATTGAGGCATAAACCTGTTCTTAGAGATCGATTATTTACTGCTGTTCTTGCTGGAGCTTTTGTCCATGGCACTTATTTGGT AACTGATCTTTACGATGTCGAGAGCAAGTAG